Part of the Leucobacter insecticola genome is shown below.
CGAAGTGCTCGGTTGGTTCGACACGCTAAATCCCGGAGTCGTTGAACGCAGTTCGGAGGCCGAGATCGCGCCCGACGGTGATGCACGGGTCGGTGACGTTTCCGACGTGATCGTTCCACCGTGCCCGGTGTGCGGCGGGATCCTGCGCCCCGATGTCGTCTACTTCGGCGAGACCGTGCCGCCCGGGGTGTTTGCTGCGGCTGAGTCGCTGCTCAACGGAGCCGGGGCACTGCTGCTTGCGGGTACCTCGCTCGCCGTGAACACCGGTGTGCGCCTGATGCATCGCGCTGAACGTCGCGGGATCCCGGTCGCCGTCATCAACCGCGGGCCGACCGCGGCAGACGCGCGAGCGGCGGTGCGGATCGAGGGCGGCACGAGCGAAATACTCACGGCTCTGGTGACGGAACTGGGGTAGTGCGGGTCTCTCCCATGAGGTAATACACGTCACCACATTTTCTATGCCCTGCCAGGAAGATCACCCGATGATCCTCCCGCCGCCAGTTCGTTGTGTGCGCAAATCGTTCTTATTCCGCCCGATAGGAACAAGCTGCGCACACACCAAGGAGCGTCAGCACCCGTCAAGCTGCGCGTCAGCACCCGTCATCATCCTGCGATCTGAAGGAGTCGCAGGATCCTCGTGGCTCCCGAGCTGGCGTTCGCAGGTCCCGCGCTACTCCCCGCGAGAGATGCGGGTCATGTCCTCGCGCGGCACCACCTTAATACGGGTGCGGCCCTCGGCCTCTCCCAGGCTCAGTTCGTGCTCGTCGAGCCGGTGCCAACCCTCGATGGTAGTGTAGGGCACGTTGCGCTCGCGCAGAAGCGCGGGGATCGCGTCAGCCTCGGTCGAAACCGGTTGCCACCACGAGTCGCGGTCCTCAAGCAGGCACTCGAGGGTCTCCATCGCGTCAGACTTGGTGTGGCCGATGAGCCCAATGGGGCCGCGCTTGATCCACCCCGTCACGTAGACGCCCGGGATCTGGCGCCCCTCAAGATCCTGCACTCGGCCCTGCGCATTCGGGATCACGCCCGCCGTTTCGTCAAAGGGAATCTCGTCGAGGGGAGATCCGAAGTATCCGATCGCGCGGTACAGCGCCTGCATCGGGATCACCTCGAACTCGCCGGTGTCGATTACACCGCCGTTGCCGTCGGGGGCGGTGCGCTCGATCTTGAGCCCCGCGACACGACCATCCTCAACAACAACCTCAACCGGCTTCGACCAGAAGTGCATGTGCAGGCGTCGCGACGCGTGCGTGCCGTTCTCCTCACGCTCCCGCTGCTCCTGGCGCCACTTGTCCATGACGCGGGTCATCACGAGCACCTGCTTGTTCTTCAGCAGCGTCTCATCGGCGTAGGCATCGTCGACGTCAAAATCGCGTTCATCGACCACCATGTCAACGTCGCGCACTTCACCCAGTTCGCGAAGTTCGAGGGGCGTGAACTTGACGTACTTCGGGCCGCGGCGACCGAAGAGGTGGAGGTCCTGAATCGGATTCTGCTTCAGGCCTTGGTAAACATTGTCTGGGATCTCGGTCGGCAGCAGATCGTCCGCATGCTTGATGAGCATGCGAGAGATATCGAGCGCTACGTTGCCGTTACCGATAACGCCGACCTCGGCTGCTTCAAGAGGCCAGGTGCGGGGGACGTCCGGATGACCATCGAACCAGCTCACAAAGTCTGCGGCCCCGTAGGATCCTTCCGCCTCAATTCCCGGGATTTTGAGCGCCGCGTCACGGATCGCCCCGGTTGCGAAGATGACCGCGCTGTAGTGGTCCTTGAGATCCTGCAGCGTGATGTCTTGGCCGTAGCGGACGTTGCCGAAATAGCGGATCGTGCCGGCTTCGGAATCTGCGCGATCGAGCACGTCACGCAGAGCAGTAATGATGCCCTTGATGCGCGGATGGTCGGGCGAAACACCGTAACGAACAAGGCCGTAGGGCGCCGGCAGTTGCTCGAAGAGGTCAATCTCAACGTCGAAGTCCCGTTCGGCCTTCAGGAGCAGATCAGCAGCGTAAATTCCTGCCGGCCCTGCTCCGACGATTGCCACTCGCTTCTTGGTCATTCGCTGTGCTTCCTTTCGCATCCCGTCCGGGAACTTCGACTAATACTTTTCAGGGGCGGTCTTGGCCGAGCCCAAAACGGGTTCGGGACGAGCCAAAATGCCAAGAAGTTGGTCTTTTAGACTCACCCCTCGCGATTGACGATCGACTCTGCCATGCGCTCCAGGGCCCGCTTCACCGATGATTTCGGGAGAATGTCAAGCTGCGCGACCGCTTCCTCGGCCCATCGGCGAGCAGTCATCTCTGTTTCACGTGTAACATCGTGCAGCTGCAGAGCCTTGACTTCCGCGTCAAGCACTGCGGGCTCGGCTCCGTTTTCGATTGCAAGCACGCCCGCATCGATGCGTTCAAGTAGTTCGGCATCAGCGACGTTCCCGGCCGCAGCACGCTCGCGCAACAGCAACATTGGCAGCGTCGCGACACCGGCCCGCAGATCCGTGCCCGCAAGCTTGCCCGTCTGTTGCGACTTGGGCGAAAGATCAATCACGTCATCAATCAGCTGGAACGCGACTCCGATCCGCTCGCCGTATTCCATAACCGGATCGGCATATTCAGTCGGCGCCCCACCAAACATCACGCCCATGCGGGCGGCACACGCGATCAGCGCACCTGTTTTGTCTGCGAGCACCTGTAGGTAGTGCGGGATCGGCGCTTCGCCTTCCTGGGGCCCCACTGTCTCGTGCAGTTGACCGAGGCACAACCGCTCGAAGGTCTGGGCCTGCAGCAGAATCGCTTCCTCGCCCATGCCGGAGACGAGCGTGGAGGCTCGGGCAAACAGCAGATCCCCGGCGAGGATCGCGATCGAATTTGACCACACGGTCTGCGCAGCGGGGACCCCGCGGCGCAGGGTCGCATCGTCCATGACATCGTCGTGGTAGAGAGACGCGAGGTGGGTGATCTCGACAGACTGGGCGGCACGGCGCACCAACTCGTTTGGCCCTTCGCCGAGCTCACTGGCGAGCAGCGTCAGCGTGGGGCGGATACGTTTGCCACCCGCCTCAAGCAGGTAACGTGCGGGAACATCGGCGACGGGAGAGGCGAAAGTGAGGTTTTCGAGCAGGCCTGCCTCTACGAGGTCGAGTTCAGCCTGCAGCGCCTTGGCGTGGCGGCGATCCTGCACCCCTCGGAAGAGGTTCATCGGGAGCGCCTGCGTGGAGGTGTCCTCAGCGGCGTGTCGGTTCACTTCTGCTCTCCATCGCTCGAACTCGCGTCGGCCTTCTTGGGAGCGCGTTTGGTTTGAGGTTGTGGAGCCGTCTTTTTGGCGGCTGGTTTCTTGGCCGCCGGTTTCTTGGCCGCCGGTTTCTTGGCCGCCTGCTTCTTGTCGGCCAGCGGGGGCTTAGGATCCTCACGAGGCACAAAGCCGCGGTGCAGGGCGACAACCCCAAAGGTCAGATTCCGGTAGGCAACACGCTCAAACCCAGCCTCTCGCAGCCACGCGGAAAGTTCCTCCTGAGCAGGCCAGGCCTCAATCGATTCGTTCAGGTATCGATACGCCTCAGCCGCACTCTTATTGATTGCTCCCGCGATCCGAGGCAATACGTGGCGTGAGTAGAAGCTGTAGGGCGCCCGAACCGCTGACGAGGACGGCGTTGAGAACTCGGCAATCACCACACGCCCGCCCGGTTTCACGACCCGGCGCATCTCGGCGAGCGCTTTCTTTGGGTCGTTGACGTTGCGGAGGCCATAAGAAATGGTGGCGGCGTCGAAGCTGTCGTCTTCAAACGGCAGAGCCGTCGCGTCGGCCCACACGAATTCGATGAGTGGGTTGTCTGCGTGCCGCCTGCGCCCCTCAGCGAGCATGCCCTCCGAAAAGTCGGCCGCAACAATCTCAGCTCCGTGTGCGGCAAGAGCGGCGGAGGAGGTTCCGGTGCCGGCGGCAAGATCGAGGATCCGCATGCCTTTCCGCGGAGCTATGGCCTTCGTCGTGGCAATGCGCCAGAGGCGGTCATTCCCGACTGTCAGCACATCGTTGATGAGGTCATAGCGAGGCGAAACCTCATCAAACATCGCCGAAACTTCTGAGGCGCGCTTGGTTTCCGTGTCGGGTCGAGTCACCCCTATATGCTAGCCCGTCCGGGTCCAAAAGCGCTTCGTGAGCCGCGATACCGCCCGCAGCAGAATCGTACGTGGCCCGTGAAGCGCAGCGCGGGGAATCGGGCTCGCCGGATCCGTCTCTGCGCATAAGGCCGGGCGGATCACCCCCGCGGATCACCCCCGCGCGAGTTGGCGGCCGCGCGCCGAATCGGGCACAGGCGCACCATCACAGTCAAGCCCAGCATCGATCAGTTGCTCATAGTGATCGATCTTGCGCTCAAGCGCGAGCGCGGCCTGGTCGAGCCTGGCGCGTCGTTCGTCAAGCAGTGCTTGCGTCTGCTGCATGAGGGTGATCCGCCGCCCGTGACTCGCGGCTCCCTCTTCGAGAAGCGCCACAAACTCCTTCATCATCGCTGTGGGCATGCCTGAATCGCGCAGCGAGGTCAGCAGCATCACGATGCCTTGCTCTCGCGAATTGTAGAGGCGCCGCCCCGTGGCAGTTCGTCCGACCCTCGGCAAGACTCCCTCGCGTTCGTACCATCGCAAGGTGTCAACGCTCAGCCCGGTTAGGCCGGAGAGTTCCGCGATTCCCACGCCCGTTTCGTGTCCATCTGCCCGAGCATAGTTGCCGCACGCTGCGAAGTTGCGCTGGAGCGCACTCCAGCTTCTACAGTCGGAGTTCCACTCGCAGCATTCAAGGAGATACATGTTCGCACACACCGTTACACACGGTTCAGGATCCGGCACCCTTCGCAAGGTTGAGCTTGCAACACCCAGACCGGGTCCTGGGCAGCTCAGCATCGACGTCGACTTCGCGGGCCTCGGGTTGATTGACGCCTTCTGGACCTCCGGGGTCATGCCCTCCGGCCCGGAATTCGTGCCGGGGTTGGAGGCTTCGGGCACCGTTCGCGAACTCGGCGAAGGGGTGACGGAATTCGCGGTTGGGGATCCCGTGGCAGCAATTCTGTTGGGAGCCGGTGGCTTCGCGGAGGTTGTCTGCGTTCCCGCGGCCCACGTCGCGGCGGTGCCAGAAGGACTCGGCATGGAAATGGCGGCGGTCGTTGCGATCAATACCGTTACCGCGCATCTTGCCCTCACGAGGTCGGCCAGGTTCAGCCCGTCAGATAGCATGCTGGTGCAGGCTGGAGTTGGCGGGCTCGGTTCACAGTTCGCGCGGGTCGCGCTCGCGCTCGGGATCACCGAACTCGACGCGGTTGTCGGCACGGAGGCGAAGCGGGCGCTGGCTCAGGATCTTGGCTACCGCAGGATCTATCTGCGCGACGAGATTGATAACATTCCGGCAGGAGCATACGATCTTGTCGTTGATCCTGTTGGGGGCGTCGCTACCGAGATTGGGTTTCGAGCTCTGCGCAGCGGCGGTCGTCTCGTGCGCGTCGGCAATGCCTCGCAAGCGCCCGATGTGCCGCTCAGTTCGCTCGCGCACTGGCTGGAAAACAAGACGACAACCGGCTTCAACGTTGGCGCCTGGCTCTCTGCGTACCCTGAGCAGTGCGCGCCGTCGCTGCAGTGGTCACTCGCGGCTGCCGCGCGGGGCGATGTGCGGGTGGACCTCACTCGCGTCGGCACTCCCGAAGAGTTGCCGGAGATGCTCGCCTCCCTCGAACGCGGCGAAACCACCGGCAAACTCGCGGTGCGCATGGTTCGGGACTGAGGAAGCCTCCTCTGAAAGCAAGGAAGCTCCGGCTGGATAGCCGGCGGCCGACATCCAGCGGTACAGATCGCCGCGCGAGTTTATGGGACGGATGACCGGTGGGGATAACCGGCGGTTTGGGGGCCGTGATGTGAGCGGGGCGGGCGGAAAGCCCGTGCTGGCGTATTTGCGGAAGAGAGATGTGCGAACATGCACATCTCGAAAACGCAATCAAACGCTGGCACGGGCTTTCCGCGCGCCCCGCGGAGGAACGAACTACAGCCGTTCGCGGTGACGATCCCGCAGCTCAGCAACCGCACGCTCGAGCGCGGGATCATCGCCGCGGGCAAGTGCCGCGTACTGCAGCACAACACCCTCTTCATCAGGCAATGCCTTCACCCACATGCGGCGGCGCGGCACAAACAGCGACCACATCAGCCCGCCCAAGGACAGCAACGCAAACACCAGCACCCACTCCTGTGCCGGATTGCGCATCACGTCGAAGGACGCATAGCGCGGTGCGGCATCGAAGCTGATCGTTCCCATACCGTTCGGCAGGTCCACAGTACTTCCCGGCGTCAACTCCAGGGACGGCGTATCAACCGCGCGCCCGGTGAGCTGCTCCATCTTGCTCGTATCGAGAGCATAAACGGACTGCGGCACACCATCGTCGAGACCCAAATCACCGACAAACACGTCGAGCGTCAGCACCGGATTCTCAAGGTCCGGATAGATGGAGGTGAAGGCCCCAGAGTCAAGATCCGCCTTGGTCGGGTAGAAGAAGCCGCGCAGGCCAAGCTGCGTCAACTCGCCATCGCTGCTCTTCAAGCCGTACGGCACCTTCACCACGCCCAGAGAGGTCATGTTGGTGTCCTGCGGAATGAAGGGCATCGACTCGCCATACACGATCTCGCCGTCTGCATTGCGGATCGTCAACGTCGGAGCGTAGCCGTTGGCGATGAGATAGATCGGGGAGCCATGCACGCGGAGCGGGTGATTCACGCGGATCTTCTGCGACGACTCGGTGCCGTCGGTCTCAATCATCGTCATGTTTGCGACGTATTCCCTGACCTGGCCGATCGCTGAGACATTCCCATCGTCCGGCGTCACATAGGTGACGTCGAGGGAGTCCAGCCGCAAGCCAAAGGGCTCGAGACTGTCCGTATCAAACGAGCGGCCCTTGTTGACCGTGTCGTAATCGATGAGCTGATTCACCATCGTCTCGCCCTCAACCAGCACCTTTTGGCCGCTGAATGTCGCCACACCGCCGAGCGCAACGCTCACGAGCACGCCGACGAGCGCGGTGTGAAACAGCAGGTTACCGGTTTCGCGCAGGTAGCCGCGCTCGGCCGAGACGGAGACTTCGGAGAGGCCACGACGCACGGCGCGTTGAACCTCAACCCTGTAGCGCTGCTTCTTCAGGATCGACGCCGCCTCGGCGATCGCCCGCTCCGCGAATGCGTCGCGCTCCTCCGCGGTCGCCTCAGGGTTTGACACCCGGATTTCCGAGAAGCCGGCCATCCGCTGCAAGCGCGCGGGCGTCTTTGGCGGCTTTCCGCGCCAGGCCCGCCAGTGATGGGTGATCCGGGGCAGCACACACCCGATCAGCGAAATGAACAGCAGCAAGTAGATCGCCGAGAACCACACCGAACCGTAGACGTCGAAGGCCTGGATCGGGAAAGCATCAAGAATTGGGAAGAGTTGTGGGTGATCCCGCTCGTATTGCAGCACACCGTTGGGATCCGCTCCGCGCTGCGGCACCAGCGATCCGGGGATCGCCGCGACCGCGAGTAGCAGCAGCAGGATCAGGGCAACCCGCATACTCGTGAGCTGCCGCCAGAACCAGCGCAGCCAACCGCGAAAACCGAGCTCAGGGCTGTCGATCCGACCGCCCCCGCCCGAGCCGTCATCAAAGTCAGAGGGGCGTGACATAGCCGTCAATCACCGCCTGCAATCCGAGCATCATTTGGCTCCATACCCCGGTCACCATGAGAAGACCGATCAGGATCAGCAACCCGCCGCCGATCAGGTTCACAACACGAATATGCCGCTTAAAGAATGTCATGGTATTCGTCATCCATCCGAATCCGAACGCGGCGAGCAGAAACGGGATCCCGAGGCCCAGACAGTACCACAGGGCGAGCACGATCGCGCGCGGCACCGACCCCTGCTGCAGGCTCAACGACATGATGGTCGCGAGGGTTGGGCCGAGACACGGGGTCCAGCCGATGGCAAACACGATGCCGAGCAGGGGGGCGCCGAGCAGTCCCACACGCGGCTTTGCGCTCAGCTTTTTGGTGAACTGCATCTTGCCAAAGAGCCCGATAAACACAAGACCCATCAGCATGACGACCCCACCCAGTACGCGGGTGATCACGTTCTCCCAGTCCATGAGCCAGATTCCGACGGTGCCTGCAGCGGCCATCACGGTGACGAGCACCGCGGTGAATCCCGCGACAAACAGCAATGAACCAAAGATCAGGCGTCGCCTGGCGGGTTTCTCCCCGGGAGCCGACTCGGCGCTTGCACCGACATACGCCAGATACCCGGGCACGAGCGGCAACACACACGGCGACAGGAACGACACCAGTCCTGCGGCGAGCGCAATCAGTGAGGCAACGAGCAACTGCCCGTCAGCAACGATCTCCTGCAGATTCACTGGCTGCTACGAACCGCTCTGCGCTGATCCCGCTCCGCTTTCCGCAAGCGTCTCCTCAATCAGGGTGCGCAGCTGCGAAACATCAGCGAGTTGCCCGAGCACACGGTGGGCGACCCGGCCCTCCGTGTCGAGCACCAGGGTCGTCGGTACGGCATTGAGCGGCACCTGCCCGGCAAATGCGCGCTGCACGGCCCTGCCTCCGGCGTTGTCAATAATCGAGGGATACTCGATACCAAACTGTTCGGCAAACTGCTGGGCCTGAGCAACTTGATCACGGGTGTTGACCCCCAAGAATTTGACGCCCTCGGGCGCAAACTTTTGGTAGGCCTCCTCGAGGTCGGGAGCCTCCGCACGGCAGGGCGCACACCCGGCGTACCAGAAGTTCACAACCGTCACGCTTCCGAGGGTGTCGGCGGAACCGTAAACGGAGCCGAGATCCGTTTCTCCCGAAAATTCAACCGCGCTTGTGCGCTCCGATGCGGGAATACTGATCGTGGATCCGTCGCCCGCGATGTAGCCCTTCTCGCTCGACTCTTCCCACTGTTTCGCAAGGTCAGCACTGCCGTCGCCACCGCCGCAGCCCGTTAACGTAAACGCAGCAATCACGCTTGCGGCGAGGGCCGCACGAGCCCGCCGCCTCATACCGCGCCCACATCAAGTGAGTCGCCAAGAAGTGACTGCGCGGGAGTGCGATAGTCGACTTCGAACCACCGTTCCCCTCGCCGCTCAAAGCTGGTGATGCTGGAGAGTTCGCAGCGGCGGCTCGCCGGGTTATGGAAGAGCGGCTTGCCTGCAACGTCGAGGTGTGCCATCCAGATTGGTGATTGGTGGGAGACCATCACGATGTCGCCGCCACGAGTGGCGTCCCAGGCGTCGTCCATTGCGCTGCGGACTCGCGCGGCGACCTGGCGGTAGGGTTCGCCCCAGCTGGGCCGAAACGGGTTCCAAAACCGGTGCCAGTAGCGGGGTTTTTTGAACGCGGCATCTGGACCGGAGTTCACCATTCCCTCGAACGCGTTCATGGGTTCGATGATGCGCTCTTCTGTGACGATCTCGAGTCCCATCGCGCTCGCGATGGGACGGGCCGACTGCTGGGCCCGCTCAAGGGGGAGGCCATCAGTTTCGCGACCACCCGGTCGCTCCCGGCGAGCTCAAGAGCAGCGGACTCAGCCATGCGGTGCCCAAGCTCAGACAGGCGGAATCCTGGAATGCGCCCGTACAGCACACGATCAGGGTTATGCACTTCGCCGTGGCGCACCAAATGCAGCAGTTTGTCGGTCACGCGACCATTCTACGATCGGTGCCGGCGCAGACACTGAGAGTTCGATGCTTCACCGCCTTCTGTGCGTTGGATGCCCCAGAAGCAGGTGACGGTTTCGAGCCAGGCTGTCCTAAACCCCCGGTACCCTGCCCGACGTCCGGCTTCGCGCCGGTCTCCGGCTGGACAATCGGCGGGAGAGTAAGTTCCCAGTAGGTCACGGAGCCGGGAGCGAGTGCGTATCCCTCTTTGATTTCGTAAGCGAAAACACTGACCATCTTCTCTGGATCCTGCGGATTGGGCACAGCAATATAGGTAGTGCCTTCAACTTCCGGGAGAATGACGGTTGCTCGTTCACCCGGCGCGGGCTGTAAGAGCTTCGGCGGGAGTCACCGTGATCACGCTCGCGGTGAGCAACGTTGCAGTGCCGAGCACGGCGAAGCGTGTAAATGATGCGTGAGCCATAATGTGTTCCTCCTCAGCGGAAAACGTGCTGAGTTCACGGCTGTGATCTTGACCGGCACCCGGGTGCCAGGCCGATGCGGATGCCAGGTTGGCGCAGGATCAGCATGCTGGCGCGGGAGCGTTGCAAATGGTTGCCTCGCTCCCGCGCCAGAAAAGGTCACGCTTAAGTTGTGTTCGGCTACGCGCGCCGAGTGCGCCCGCGCAGCAGCACAATGCCCGCGCCGAGAACCAGCGCGGCGCGACCGCTGGTCGTGAGCATTGCAGCCTTCTGGTCGCCGGTCAACGCAAGGGTGTCAACCGAAGAAGCGCCATTCGCGCGCCCGCCAGGCTTCGCTGGCGAGGTTGCCGAGTTCTGCGACGAGCCCGCTTGAGAGGAATCGGTGCCGTTTCCTGCATTGGGATCACTCCCCGGTCCGGGATTCACGATAGCGGGGATCTTGAACTCCCAGTAGGTATCCGAGCCCGGAGCGAGCACGTAACCCTTCTCAACGCTGTCAACAAAGACGCTGACCATGTTCTCCGGGTCATCCGGGTGGGGAACAACGATGTACTTGATTCCTGGCATATCGGGAAGAATCACCGTTGCGCGTTCTCCCGGCGCAGGATCGGAGAGCTTAGGCGCAATCGGCGTCACCTGAATCGGGGGCTGGACAATCTCGGGAATCTCAAGGATCCACTCGGTGTCACCCTCAAGTTCATACCCGGGCTGTGGCGTAGCGGTCACCACGAAGGTATCGCCGACCCGCTCCACGGTGTAGTCGACTCCTTCAACATCGGGAAGAATGACGGTCGCTTCTTGCCCGTCCTCGGGAGTGCTCAACGTCGGCGCCGGCGGGTTCACGGTGATAACGAGACCCAAAATGTCGACGTAAATG
Proteins encoded:
- a CDS encoding Sir2 family NAD-dependent protein deacetylase → MTDSDPIAALVELFADAPVAVLTGAGLSTDSGIPDYRGKGTVPRTPMSIRDFMDDSGYRQRFWAGARVGSAHISGIKPNAGHAALARLEAAGRIDGVMTQNVDGLHRRAGSRTVVELHGNGSVIRCTDCGNRWTRNEVLGWFDTLNPGVVERSSEAEIAPDGDARVGDVSDVIVPPCPVCGGILRPDVVYFGETVPPGVFAAAESLLNGAGALLLAGTSLAVNTGVRLMHRAERRGIPVAVINRGPTAADARAAVRIEGGTSEILTALVTELG
- a CDS encoding FAD-dependent oxidoreductase, translating into MTKKRVAIVGAGPAGIYAADLLLKAERDFDVEIDLFEQLPAPYGLVRYGVSPDHPRIKGIITALRDVLDRADSEAGTIRYFGNVRYGQDITLQDLKDHYSAVIFATGAIRDAALKIPGIEAEGSYGAADFVSWFDGHPDVPRTWPLEAAEVGVIGNGNVALDISRMLIKHADDLLPTEIPDNVYQGLKQNPIQDLHLFGRRGPKYVKFTPLELRELGEVRDVDMVVDERDFDVDDAYADETLLKNKQVLVMTRVMDKWRQEQREREENGTHASRRLHMHFWSKPVEVVVEDGRVAGLKIERTAPDGNGGVIDTGEFEVIPMQALYRAIGYFGSPLDEIPFDETAGVIPNAQGRVQDLEGRQIPGVYVTGWIKRGPIGLIGHTKSDAMETLECLLEDRDSWWQPVSTEADAIPALLRERNVPYTTIEGWHRLDEHELSLGEAEGRTRIKVVPREDMTRISRGE
- a CDS encoding polyprenyl synthetase family protein, with protein sequence MNLFRGVQDRRHAKALQAELDLVEAGLLENLTFASPVADVPARYLLEAGGKRIRPTLTLLASELGEGPNELVRRAAQSVEITHLASLYHDDVMDDATLRRGVPAAQTVWSNSIAILAGDLLFARASTLVSGMGEEAILLQAQTFERLCLGQLHETVGPQEGEAPIPHYLQVLADKTGALIACAARMGVMFGGAPTEYADPVMEYGERIGVAFQLIDDVIDLSPKSQQTGKLAGTDLRAGVATLPMLLLRERAAAGNVADAELLERIDAGVLAIENGAEPAVLDAEVKALQLHDVTRETEMTARRWAEEAVAQLDILPKSSVKRALERMAESIVNREG
- the ubiE gene encoding bifunctional demethylmenaquinone methyltransferase/2-methoxy-6-polyprenyl-1,4-benzoquinol methylase UbiE encodes the protein MTRPDTETKRASEVSAMFDEVSPRYDLINDVLTVGNDRLWRIATTKAIAPRKGMRILDLAAGTGTSSAALAAHGAEIVAADFSEGMLAEGRRRHADNPLIEFVWADATALPFEDDSFDAATISYGLRNVNDPKKALAEMRRVVKPGGRVVIAEFSTPSSSAVRAPYSFYSRHVLPRIAGAINKSAAEAYRYLNESIEAWPAQEELSAWLREAGFERVAYRNLTFGVVALHRGFVPREDPKPPLADKKQAAKKPAAKKPAAKKPAAKKTAPQPQTKRAPKKADASSSDGEQK
- a CDS encoding MerR family transcriptional regulator gives rise to the protein MGIAELSGLTGLSVDTLRWYEREGVLPRVGRTATGRRLYNSREQGIVMLLTSLRDSGMPTAMMKEFVALLEEGAASHGRRITLMQQTQALLDERRARLDQAALALERKIDHYEQLIDAGLDCDGAPVPDSARGRQLARG
- a CDS encoding quinone oxidoreductase family protein; this translates as MFAHTVTHGSGSGTLRKVELATPRPGPGQLSIDVDFAGLGLIDAFWTSGVMPSGPEFVPGLEASGTVRELGEGVTEFAVGDPVAAILLGAGGFAEVVCVPAAHVAAVPEGLGMEMAAVVAINTVTAHLALTRSARFSPSDSMLVQAGVGGLGSQFARVALALGITELDAVVGTEAKRALAQDLGYRRIYLRDEIDNIPAGAYDLVVDPVGGVATEIGFRALRSGGRLVRVGNASQAPDVPLSSLAHWLENKTTTGFNVGAWLSAYPEQCAPSLQWSLAAAARGDVRVDLTRVGTPEELPEMLASLERGETTGKLAVRMVRD
- the resB gene encoding cytochrome c biogenesis protein ResB, which produces MSRPSDFDDGSGGGGRIDSPELGFRGWLRWFWRQLTSMRVALILLLLLAVAAIPGSLVPQRGADPNGVLQYERDHPQLFPILDAFPIQAFDVYGSVWFSAIYLLLFISLIGCVLPRITHHWRAWRGKPPKTPARLQRMAGFSEIRVSNPEATAEERDAFAERAIAEAASILKKQRYRVEVQRAVRRGLSEVSVSAERGYLRETGNLLFHTALVGVLVSVALGGVATFSGQKVLVEGETMVNQLIDYDTVNKGRSFDTDSLEPFGLRLDSLDVTYVTPDDGNVSAIGQVREYVANMTMIETDGTESSQKIRVNHPLRVHGSPIYLIANGYAPTLTIRNADGEIVYGESMPFIPQDTNMTSLGVVKVPYGLKSSDGELTQLGLRGFFYPTKADLDSGAFTSIYPDLENPVLTLDVFVGDLGLDDGVPQSVYALDTSKMEQLTGRAVDTPSLELTPGSTVDLPNGMGTISFDAAPRYASFDVMRNPAQEWVLVFALLSLGGLMWSLFVPRRRMWVKALPDEEGVVLQYAALARGDDPALERAVAELRDRHRERL
- a CDS encoding cytochrome c biogenesis CcdA family protein → MNLQEIVADGQLLVASLIALAAGLVSFLSPCVLPLVPGYLAYVGASAESAPGEKPARRRLIFGSLLFVAGFTAVLVTVMAAAGTVGIWLMDWENVITRVLGGVVMLMGLVFIGLFGKMQFTKKLSAKPRVGLLGAPLLGIVFAIGWTPCLGPTLATIMSLSLQQGSVPRAIVLALWYCLGLGIPFLLAAFGFGWMTNTMTFFKRHIRVVNLIGGGLLILIGLLMVTGVWSQMMLGLQAVIDGYVTPL
- a CDS encoding TlpA family protein disulfide reductase, yielding MRRRARAALAASVIAAFTLTGCGGGDGSADLAKQWEESSEKGYIAGDGSTISIPASERTSAVEFSGETDLGSVYGSADTLGSVTVVNFWYAGCAPCRAEAPDLEEAYQKFAPEGVKFLGVNTRDQVAQAQQFAEQFGIEYPSIIDNAGGRAVQRAFAGQVPLNAVPTTLVLDTEGRVAHRVLGQLADVSQLRTLIEETLAESGAGSAQSGS